The segment GCGCAGATGCTCCACGAGGGGCATCCGCCCCTCGGGGTCCTTCTCCTTCTTGCGGGCAGGCTTGAGCAACCCACGTCCTCATCTCGTGCGGCAGGCCCGCCGCTGCCGACGGGCCTGTGGGCGGCCCTGTCTCAGCGCTGGGCGGAGTCCGTCGGCTCCGACACCGGGCGGGAGCTCGTCACATCACCGGGCGCGGCCTGGATCGTCCGCTGGCCGGGCTGCTGCTCCTCGGCCGGGCCGGGCTGCGGGGGCGCGGCGGCCGCGGTGTCCTGGCTCTCGGCCTTCATGGCCTTCGCCTCGCTCTTGAGGATGCGAGCCGACTTGCCCAGGGAACGGGCCATGTCAGGGAGCTTCTTGGCACCGAACAGGAGGATGATCACGACGAGGACCAGAATGATCTCGGCAGGACCAATCTTTCCACCGAACATAAGCGTGTACCTTCTCACCGAGGCGGCTGGGGTGTAGCGGGCGCGCGGCGGCCGGACAGACGTCCGACCACGATGCTGTCAGCGATCGTAACCCCAAGCAGTGAACACAGGGCAATGCCCGTGCAACTGCCGGATGACGGGGAACCCGCGACGACCTGGGCCGTTAACACCCCGACACCGTGCGTATCACAAGGCGCGGACACGGCCGGAACCCGCCCAACGAAGATCGTCCGCGCGCCGTCGGTCCCCGGGGACGCTCCGGCCGGAAGAATCCGGCCCGGCCCGTCCGGCCGGGGCGAGTCCGCGCCGGTCCCGGCCCGGCGCGGGTCAGGAGAGCCGGCCGCCGTCCCGGGCGAGGTTTCCGGCGGCCCGTTCCAGGTTCTCCGAGGCCTGCCCGATCCGCTCCGTGGCCCGGGCCACCTCGCGTCCCAGCCGCTGGGCTTCGACGAAAACCCTGATGCCGAGGGTGCCGAGGACGGCGATACCGGCGAAGCCGAGGACGATGGCGAGCACGGGCCAGAACATGGGCGGTACCTAGACGTTGGAGGCGGTGGGAGCCGCCGGGGCGGCCACGGGCTGGAGGCGCAGGGTGCTGACCCCGCCGCCGGTGAGGAGTTCGACGATCCGCTCCCCCGCGGGTCTGCGGACGGCGGAGCCGCACTCGGGGCAGGTGAAGGAGTAAAAGGTGGTACGGCGGCTGCCGCCGATGGCCAGCCGCAGCGCCTGTGCGGTCAGCTCACAGCGGGCGCGGCAGTCGGGGCACATGGCCCTGAAGAGCACGGTTCCGGCCCCCGAAGCAGCGGCCGCAATATCGGACATGAGCGACATGTGACACGAATCTCCTCAACCTTGGTCGGTACGTCCCGGCCGGCGTCCCGGCCGAATGATCTCGCGCATGGGGCCCCGTTGTCCGCCCGGGCCGGAAATCGGCACAACACCCGCCGCGACAAGGCATTGTTTCCGGACAATTCCCGGATCCGCCCCGAACCCGGCCTCGAAGGGCCGAACCGGACCCGGGCACCGCGGTCCCGAGCACTCCTCAGGACACCCGGCCCGCCGGCCCCGCCCTGCCCGGTGGAACCGGCGGCCCCGCCCGTCGAATCCGGCCCGGAGCGCCGGTCGCTAGGCCAGGTCCTCGTACGCCGCCAGCGCCTCCCGGGCCGCCTGCCGTGCGCTCTCCGCCAGATCCGCGGGTTCCGTGATCCGCCCGTCCGCGCCCAGCCGGAGCGCGAGCCGCCGCAGCGAGGCGGGCGACGGGGTGCGGAGCGTGATCCGCAGTCCGCCGCCGGGGAGTTCCTCGGCCCGGTCGTGCGGGTAGTACTCGGCGACCCAGCGCCCACCGGGCCCTGCCTCGACCACGACCTCGGAATCGTCGGCGGACGGCTGGACGAGCCCCTTCGACAGGTCCGACAGATCGCGCGGTTCGATCTCGGGCGGGGCGGCCGGGGCGTCCAGCAGTCTGATCTCGGCGACCCGGTCGAGCCGGAAGGTGCGGCGCGCCTCGGAGAGCCGGCACCACCCCTCCAGATAGGTGTGGCCGACGGCGAACAGCCGGACCGGGTCGACCTCGCGCTCGGTCAGTTCGTCGCGCGCCGGTGAGTAGTAGCGCAGCCAGAGCCGCCGCTTCTCGGTGATCGCCCGGTCCACGGCGGCGAAGACCCCGCCCTCGGACTCGAAGGTCACCGAGAGCCGGGAGGACGCCCCGGCCGCTTCACCGGCCGCCGTCTCCAGTTTCGCGGTGGCCCGCAGCAGGGCTTCCCGGTCGCTCTCCCGAAGGCCCGGCAGGGTGGCCACCGCACGGGCGGCCACCAGCAGCGCGGTCGCCTCGTCCGCCGCCAGCCGCAGCGGCTCCGCGACATCGTCCGGGTTGTGCCACCAGATCCGGTCGCCGTCGGTGTCGATGTCGAGCAGATCACCGCCGCGGAAGCTGGTCCCGCACATCGGCAGCAGGTCGAGATCGGAGATCAGCTCGTCCTCGGTGATCCCGAAGGCCCGGGCCACGTCCTCGACGCGGGCGCCGGGGCGTTCCCGCAGATAGGTGACCAGGGAGAGCATCCGCCTGGTCTGGTCAATGGCATTGGCCGCCACGGCTCAGCCCACCTCTCTCAACCCTTGGCCACGGCGCGCAGCCGGTCCATGACATCGGCCCGCAGATCGGCCGGTTCCACGACAACGACATCGGGACCGAACTCGACGAGCCAGGCGTCCAGTCCGTGTCCGTACGGAATCTCCAGTTCGTCCCAGTCCGGTCCGGCCGCGCGGACGGAGGCCGCCCGGGCCCGCAGCGGATAGCCGGCGCCGGAACGGAGCCTGATCAGGGCCGTGCGGGTCGCCGTCTCCCCCGCCCAGCTTTCGACGGTCTCGCGGACCGTGGAGACATCGGGCACGGGCGCGGTGAAGGAGCCGGAGCGGGAGCGGACCCGGCCGGTGATACGGGAGAGCCGGAACACCCGCTCGGCGCCCCGGTCGCGATCCCAGCCCGCCAGATACCAGTGCCCGCGCCAGCATTCCAGGGTCCACGGCTCGACCTGACGCTGTTCGGGCCGGGCGGCGCTGGACTTGCGGTAGTCGAAGACGACGGGCCGCCGGTCGCGGCAGGCGAGCATCAGCGGTTCGAACGCGGCCTCGTGGACGGGGATCCTCGGCTCCAGCGCGCTGGGCCGCTCCTCGTACGCCTCCTCCGCCTCCGGCATCCCGGCGGCGCGCAGCTTCTGGAGCGCCCCGCTGGCGGCTCCGGCGAGCCGGGCCTGCTGCCAGACCCGGGCGGCGACCCCGAGGGCCGCGGCCTCCTCGGCGTCGAAGGTGATCGGCGG is part of the Streptomyces qinzhouensis genome and harbors:
- the tatA gene encoding Sec-independent protein translocase subunit TatA; this encodes MFGGKIGPAEIILVLVVIILLFGAKKLPDMARSLGKSARILKSEAKAMKAESQDTAAAAPPQPGPAEEQQPGQRTIQAAPGDVTSSRPVSEPTDSAQR
- a CDS encoding helix-turn-helix transcriptional regulator, encoding MAIAKAERLMNLALCLLGTRRPLSKRELRESIEAYVEAFRPTDASAGSDESFNRMFERDKDDLRELGLVIETVENLDGEVGYLARRDSNRLPPITFDAEEAAALGVAARVWQQARLAGAASGALQKLRAAGMPEAEEAYEERPSALEPRIPVHEAAFEPLMLACRDRRPVVFDYRKSSAARPEQRQVEPWTLECWRGHWYLAGWDRDRGAERVFRLSRITGRVRSRSGSFTAPVPDVSTVRETVESWAGETATRTALIRLRSGAGYPLRARAASVRAAGPDWDELEIPYGHGLDAWLVEFGPDVVVVEPADLRADVMDRLRAVAKG
- a CDS encoding helix-turn-helix transcriptional regulator, which codes for MAANAIDQTRRMLSLVTYLRERPGARVEDVARAFGITEDELISDLDLLPMCGTSFRGGDLLDIDTDGDRIWWHNPDDVAEPLRLAADEATALLVAARAVATLPGLRESDREALLRATAKLETAAGEAAGASSRLSVTFESEGGVFAAVDRAITEKRRLWLRYYSPARDELTEREVDPVRLFAVGHTYLEGWCRLSEARRTFRLDRVAEIRLLDAPAAPPEIEPRDLSDLSKGLVQPSADDSEVVVEAGPGGRWVAEYYPHDRAEELPGGGLRITLRTPSPASLRRLALRLGADGRITEPADLAESARQAAREALAAYEDLA